A region from the Bacillus sp. BGMRC 2118 genome encodes:
- the ribF gene encoding bifunctional riboflavin kinase/FAD synthetase, whose product MKTIFISHPHEIKLENSLPKVMALGFFDGVHIGHQKVIGTAKQIADEKGIKSAVMTFYPHPSIVLKKENAVHFAITPLNDKISEIERLGIDELYVVEFKEQFAQLLPQEFVDDYIIELNVKHVVAGFDFTYGRMGKGTMETLPFHSRNQFTQSVVPKVEKDDEKVSSTSIRNLLEEGEVSTISSYLGRPYKIKGKVIHGEKRGSSIGFPTANIAPLDDYYIPKIGVYAVKMKIKEEWYNGVCNVGKKPTFHESSKAISIEVHVFDFNDKIYGESIELSFLQRIRDEQKFSGIDQLVERIKIDSKIAKEILIGRVTN is encoded by the coding sequence ATGAAGACAATTTTTATTTCACATCCACATGAGATAAAACTCGAAAATAGTTTGCCAAAAGTTATGGCTCTCGGTTTTTTTGATGGTGTTCATATCGGTCATCAAAAGGTAATAGGTACAGCAAAACAAATCGCGGATGAAAAGGGGATAAAAAGTGCAGTTATGACATTTTATCCACATCCTTCCATAGTTTTAAAAAAAGAAAATGCTGTACACTTTGCGATTACACCTCTAAACGATAAGATTTCAGAAATTGAAAGACTTGGGATTGATGAGTTGTATGTGGTCGAGTTTAAGGAACAATTTGCACAACTATTACCGCAAGAGTTTGTGGATGATTATATTATTGAGTTAAACGTGAAACACGTAGTAGCAGGATTTGATTTTACATATGGTCGAATGGGGAAAGGAACGATGGAGACTCTTCCCTTTCATTCTAGAAATCAATTTACTCAATCAGTCGTTCCAAAAGTAGAGAAAGATGATGAAAAGGTAAGTTCAACATCCATTCGTAACCTATTAGAAGAAGGTGAAGTGTCAACTATTTCTTCTTATTTAGGTCGTCCTTACAAGATCAAAGGGAAAGTCATTCATGGTGAGAAGAGGGGATCTTCAATCGGTTTCCCCACAGCGAATATAGCGCCATTAGATGATTACTATATACCGAAAATCGGTGTCTATGCTGTTAAGATGAAAATAAAGGAAGAATGGTACAACGGTGTATGTAACGTTGGAAAAAAACCTACTTTTCATGAAAGCTCAAAAGCCATTTCAATTGAGGTTCATGTATTTGACTTCAATGACAAGATATACGGGGAGTCGATTGAGCTCTCATTTCTTCAGCGAATAAGAGATGAGCAAAAGTTTAGCGGTATTGACCAACTTGTTGAAAGAATTAAAATTGATTCAAAGATTGCAAAAGAAATATTAATCGGACGAGTAACGAATTAA
- a CDS encoding insulinase family protein, whose amino-acid sequence MIKKFTCNNGVRIVLENIPHVRSVAIGVWIGTGSRNETKENNGVSHFLEHMFFKGTKTRSAREIAESFDSIGGQVNAFTSKEYTCYYAKVLDDHSNYALEVLADMFFNSTFDEEELKKEKNVVYEEIKMYEDTPDDIVHDLLSRATYKDHSLGYPILGTEETLSTFNGDSLRQYMKETYIPENVVVSVAGNIDESFIKEIENYFGEFESTATPKETVAPSFHSEKLSRKKDTEQAHLCLGYEGLPVGHKDIYSLIVLNNVLGGSMSSRLFQEVREQRGLAYSVYSYHSSYKDGGMLTVYGGTGSQQLNVLYETIQNTLETLMDKGITAKELQNSKEQIKGNLMLSLESTNSRMSRNGKNELLLKQHRSLDEILESINEVTEETVNDLGRKLFSTAPSVSLVSPDGNLPASLS is encoded by the coding sequence TTGATTAAAAAATTTACTTGTAACAATGGAGTTAGAATTGTACTAGAAAATATTCCACATGTCCGCTCAGTGGCCATAGGTGTATGGATTGGCACTGGTTCACGTAATGAGACAAAAGAAAATAATGGTGTATCCCACTTTTTAGAGCATATGTTCTTTAAAGGGACAAAAACTCGTTCTGCCAGAGAAATAGCAGAGTCATTTGATAGTATTGGTGGGCAGGTTAATGCATTCACTTCTAAAGAATATACGTGCTACTATGCAAAAGTGTTAGACGATCATTCCAATTATGCTTTAGAAGTACTCGCTGACATGTTCTTTAACTCTACATTCGATGAAGAAGAACTAAAAAAAGAAAAGAATGTAGTATATGAAGAAATAAAAATGTATGAAGATACTCCTGATGATATCGTTCATGACCTACTCAGTCGTGCTACATATAAGGATCACTCTCTAGGCTATCCTATTCTTGGGACTGAAGAAACCTTATCAACGTTTAATGGCGACAGCCTGCGTCAATATATGAAGGAAACATATATTCCTGAAAATGTTGTGGTTTCAGTAGCAGGTAACATTGATGAGTCTTTTATTAAAGAAATAGAAAATTATTTTGGTGAGTTTGAATCTACAGCTACACCTAAAGAAACAGTGGCCCCATCATTTCACAGTGAAAAGCTATCTCGTAAAAAGGATACAGAACAAGCACATCTGTGTTTAGGTTACGAAGGGTTGCCGGTGGGACATAAGGATATATACAGTTTAATTGTATTAAATAATGTACTAGGTGGAAGTATGAGCAGCCGCCTTTTCCAAGAAGTCCGTGAACAACGTGGGCTAGCGTATTCAGTTTATTCCTATCATTCATCTTACAAAGATGGTGGGATGTTAACCGTTTACGGTGGTACAGGTAGCCAGCAATTAAATGTGTTATATGAAACCATTCAAAATACACTGGAAACCTTAATGGATAAAGGAATCACAGCAAAAGAACTGCAAAATAGTAAAGAACAGATTAAAGGTAACTTAATGCTGAGTTTAGAAAGTACGAATAGCCGTATGAGCAGGAATGGGAAGAACGAGCTACTTTTAAAGCAGCATCGTTCACTAGATGAAATACTTGAAAGTATTAATGAGGTAACAGAAGAGACCGTAAATGATTTAGGAAGAAAATTATTTAGTACAGCACCTTCTGTTTCACTCGTTAGCCCAGACGGTAATTTACCAGCATCTTTATCTTAA
- a CDS encoding polysaccharide deacetylase family protein encodes MKRIYIQWVAFLLIILASYGTVQNPFTAQYVSGLKMDYQALPVTKVLDPLYEEIREKAKEYEKAPQNAEVHKVWKSTPGYNGLKVDVKASYENMKKSKKFDPKKLVLKESSPSRHLSDLPPNAIYRGHPDKKMVSFIINVAWGNEYIPTILETLKKHNVNATFFLEGRWVKENPDMAKMIVDAGHEVGNHSYSHPNMKTLTTSLVRQELVKTNDVIEATTGKTPTLFAPPSGSYRQEVVDIASELDMETIMWSVDTIDWQKPSPEVLTNRVLSKVHPGALVLMHPTESTAKSLDQLIIAIKEKKLRIDEVSSLLSEKRAD; translated from the coding sequence ATGAAAAGAATTTATATACAGTGGGTTGCTTTTCTATTAATCATCTTAGCTTCATACGGTACTGTTCAAAATCCCTTTACTGCCCAATATGTATCTGGATTGAAAATGGACTATCAGGCACTTCCTGTAACAAAGGTATTGGATCCATTGTATGAGGAAATTCGAGAAAAAGCTAAAGAGTATGAGAAAGCCCCGCAAAATGCCGAGGTACATAAAGTATGGAAATCAACACCAGGGTATAATGGATTAAAAGTTGATGTGAAAGCATCCTATGAAAATATGAAGAAATCTAAAAAGTTTGATCCGAAGAAATTAGTGTTAAAAGAGAGTTCACCATCTCGACATTTATCGGATCTACCTCCGAATGCGATATATAGAGGACATCCGGATAAAAAAATGGTTTCATTTATTATTAATGTTGCTTGGGGAAATGAATACATTCCTACAATATTAGAAACGTTAAAAAAACATAATGTAAATGCTACATTCTTTTTAGAAGGTAGATGGGTAAAGGAAAATCCAGATATGGCCAAGATGATCGTCGATGCCGGACATGAAGTAGGAAATCATTCATATAGTCATCCAAATATGAAAACACTAACTACATCACTAGTACGTCAGGAATTAGTGAAGACAAACGATGTTATTGAAGCAACGACAGGAAAAACGCCTACTTTATTTGCTCCCCCAAGTGGTAGCTATCGTCAAGAGGTCGTCGATATTGCATCCGAGCTAGATATGGAAACCATTATGTGGAGTGTTGATACCATTGATTGGCAAAAGCCCTCGCCTGAAGTATTAACGAACCGAGTACTTTCAAAAGTCCATCCAGGTGCTCTTGTATTAATGCATCCGACTGAATCTACTGCCAAGTCATTAGATCAACTCATTATCGCAATTAAGGAAAAAAAACTAAGAATTGATGAAGTTTCGAGCCTTTTAAGTGAAAAACGGGCAGATTAG
- the rpsO gene encoding 30S ribosomal protein S15, with protein MALTQERKNEIIAEYKTHATDTGSPEVQIAVLTEQINTLNDHLRTHKKDHHSRRGLLKMVGKRRNLLNYLRNKDVTRYRELINKLGLRR; from the coding sequence ATGGCCTTAACACAAGAGCGCAAGAACGAAATCATTGCTGAATACAAAACTCATGCAACTGATACTGGATCACCAGAAGTTCAAATTGCTGTCCTAACAGAGCAAATCAATACGTTAAATGATCATTTACGTACACACAAGAAGGATCACCACTCACGTCGTGGTCTATTAAAGATGGTAGGTAAGCGTCGTAACCTACTTAACTACTTACGTAATAAAGACGTAACTCGTTATCGCGAATTAATCAACAAGCTTGGTCTTCGTCGATAA
- the pnp gene encoding polyribonucleotide nucleotidyltransferase has product MGQDKKIFSTNWAGRPLTVEIGQLAKQANGAVLVRYGDTAVLSTATASKEPKDLSFFPLTVNYEERLYAVGKIPGGFIKREGRPSEKAILASRLIDRPIRPLFADGFRNEVQVISIVMSVDQNCSSEMAAMFGSSLALSVSDIPFQGPIAGVTVGRVDNEFIINPSVELMEKSDIHLVVAGTKDAINMVEAGANEVPEETMLEAIMFGHEEIKRLIQFQEEIVAEVGKVKTEVTLYEVDATIEEEVRSLAENKMKQAVQVHEKHAREDAINEVKKEIIAHFEEKEVEAKVLKQVSEVLYMLVKEEVRRLITKEKIRPDGRGADEIRPLSSEIGLLPRTHGSGLFTRGQTQALSVCTLGALGDVQILDGLGIEEEKRFMHHYNFPQFSVGETGPIRGPGRREIGHGALGERALEPIIPDEKDFPYTIRLVSEVLESNGSTSQASICASTLAMMDAGVPIKAPVAGIAMGLVKKEEDYTILTDIQGMEDHLGDMDFKVAGTAKGVTALQMDIKIEGLSRQILEEALMQAKKGRNQILESMLATINSPRGELSKYAPKILTMTIKPDKIRDVIGPSGKQINKIIEETGVKIDIEQDGTVFISSVDQEMNEKAKKIIEDIVREVEVGQMYLGKVKRIEKFGAFVELFSGKDGLVHISELAEERIGKVEDVVAIGDEILVKVTEIDKQGRVNVSRKAVLKEQKEKNPTT; this is encoded by the coding sequence ATGGGACAAGATAAAAAAATCTTCTCCACCAACTGGGCAGGGAGACCGCTAACAGTTGAAATTGGACAATTAGCTAAACAAGCAAATGGAGCAGTACTAGTAAGATATGGAGACACAGCTGTTCTATCAACAGCGACGGCTTCAAAGGAACCGAAGGATTTAAGCTTCTTTCCACTAACAGTGAATTATGAAGAGCGCTTATATGCAGTAGGGAAAATCCCTGGTGGATTTATTAAACGTGAAGGTAGACCAAGTGAAAAGGCTATTTTGGCTAGTCGTTTAATTGACCGTCCAATCCGCCCTTTATTTGCAGATGGATTCCGTAACGAAGTTCAAGTTATTAGTATCGTAATGAGTGTGGATCAAAACTGTTCTTCTGAAATGGCAGCAATGTTCGGATCTTCACTAGCACTTAGCGTATCAGACATCCCATTTCAAGGTCCAATTGCTGGAGTAACAGTGGGACGTGTTGATAATGAATTTATCATCAATCCTTCTGTTGAATTAATGGAGAAATCTGATATACACCTAGTAGTAGCAGGTACGAAAGATGCAATTAACATGGTTGAAGCAGGAGCTAATGAAGTACCTGAAGAAACAATGTTAGAAGCCATTATGTTCGGTCATGAAGAAATAAAGCGTTTAATTCAGTTCCAAGAAGAAATTGTAGCTGAAGTAGGTAAGGTGAAGACGGAGGTCACTCTTTATGAGGTTGACGCTACCATAGAAGAAGAAGTGAGAAGTCTTGCTGAAAATAAAATGAAGCAAGCGGTTCAAGTTCATGAGAAGCATGCACGTGAAGATGCGATCAATGAAGTGAAAAAAGAAATTATCGCTCACTTCGAGGAAAAAGAAGTAGAAGCAAAGGTACTAAAGCAAGTATCTGAAGTTTTATATATGCTTGTAAAAGAAGAAGTACGTCGTCTTATTACAAAAGAAAAAATCCGTCCTGATGGCCGTGGTGCAGATGAAATTCGTCCACTTTCTTCTGAAATTGGATTATTACCAAGAACACATGGATCTGGGTTATTTACACGTGGACAAACTCAAGCCCTAAGTGTTTGTACGTTAGGAGCATTGGGAGATGTTCAAATTTTAGATGGTTTAGGCATTGAAGAGGAAAAACGCTTCATGCACCACTACAATTTCCCGCAATTTAGTGTAGGTGAAACTGGACCAATTCGTGGACCAGGTCGCAGAGAAATTGGACATGGTGCTTTAGGTGAGCGTGCATTAGAACCTATCATTCCAGATGAGAAGGACTTTCCATATACGATTCGTTTAGTTTCTGAAGTATTAGAATCAAATGGATCAACATCTCAAGCAAGTATTTGTGCTAGTACACTAGCAATGATGGATGCGGGTGTTCCGATTAAAGCTCCAGTTGCAGGTATTGCAATGGGACTTGTAAAGAAGGAAGAAGATTATACAATCCTTACAGACATTCAAGGAATGGAAGACCATTTAGGAGATATGGATTTTAAAGTGGCAGGTACAGCTAAAGGTGTTACTGCACTTCAAATGGATATAAAAATTGAAGGATTATCTCGTCAAATTTTAGAAGAAGCACTAATGCAAGCGAAGAAGGGAAGAAACCAAATTCTTGAATCAATGCTTGCGACAATCAATTCACCACGTGGTGAGCTATCTAAGTATGCTCCAAAGATTTTAACAATGACGATTAAGCCTGATAAGATAAGAGATGTTATTGGACCAAGCGGTAAGCAAATTAACAAGATTATCGAAGAAACAGGTGTTAAAATTGATATTGAGCAAGATGGTACAGTATTTATTTCTTCTGTTGATCAAGAAATGAATGAAAAAGCGAAGAAAATTATTGAAGATATTGTTCGTGAGGTAGAAGTTGGACAAATGTATCTAGGTAAAGTGAAGAGAATTGAAAAATTCGGTGCTTTTGTTGAACTATTCAGTGGTAAAGACGGTCTTGTCCATATCTCTGAGCTAGCAGAAGAACGCATTGGAAAAGTGGAAGACGTTGTTGCGATAGGTGATGAAATCTTAGTGAAAGTTACAGAGATAGACAAACAAGGTCGTGTAAATGTTTCCCGTAAAGCAGTACTGAAGGAACAGAAAGAAAAAAATCCAACAACCTAA